Part of the Vigna unguiculata cultivar IT97K-499-35 chromosome 3, ASM411807v1, whole genome shotgun sequence genome, aaaaaaatttaaaaaataaaaattagttttaaaacattaaaaatattttttttattaaaaaaaccgAATGAtgcaattattatatatttacagtataaaaaatataatcgcTCAGTTATAAATTAtcttatgaaaatataaaaagtcaTATCATTcaggaaaatattattttaatataaaaataaatagttataaaatacatacttaaatttattaaataattattttaaagaaaattagtgGGTAGgcattattttattgaaaacataACTTCCTGAATGTcatttattaaaagtatttatatataaacttttggaaggtaattacaattttttatttaataaaatcattttcttctttaaacGTATGAGTTCATTAGAGTTGggagaatttattttatattcttaattaatttaaataatttatgtttattaaatgtatttttttaattgataaggGATAAGACTatcttttaaaacttaaaaaaagaaggatttagttaatttatacagttcttactttaaaaaattgtaaaacgtTTTTGGGGTATCTTAACCTAAATTTTCTCATTTGATGAAGCATATGCTTCTTTGGTTTTTTAATCAACTTTTATGTCAACTCATTAACAATCGGTTTAGTCCAACACTAACGGTATTCAAACATTATATATACTAAATTGCTAActaattcaattgaaaatagattaaattaaaaccaCTACAACAAGTCACAACTTTATCTTCCATTTTTATCTGTGCttaccaccactaccaccacttGGCCTTTACCTTCCATTCtttctattttgataatttgatttaattttttgtatcaAAAATTACATTAGCAACATTCTTTGAAAGGAAATAATGAGACCAACCAGACACAAGCTTATGATGATCATAGTACGACACAAATCTAGCtagaagcaaaaaaaaaaaaaaacttaaaatgctACGTGGGACTCgcttaaataaaaacaaaatccgAAAAAGAAacgaaaagaaaacatattacTATGAGACATTTAGATTTGATATTAGACAAGCAATAAAAACAAGGATACAGAGTAGCTAGCTACACGATTGAAGACACGAGAGACAGAGCCACAATTAAACCCACATGGCAAACAGACAACACTAATATGCCAGAGGAGAACATGGGCAAGATCCTAATACATTATTGACTTGTCTCAGAGCTTATAATTACAGAATTTTCAGTAAGGTTTTTCTCCATAGTAATTACCGGGAGGGTCGTAGTTGCAGGTCATGAAAGTGCCCTTCCCTCCAGAGCAAACAACGCTAGCACAACCAACCTTCCTAGTAGTGTTCCACACAATCTGGGTATAATGTCCACACATCTGTCCATCCGCACAAGAATTGTGCCAATAATTGTACCATTGACGCTCCTCAACCCATGCAGTAACAGCTTGTGCTGGCTTCCACCCCGTGCCACTGCCCCAGAATATGTTCTCACCGTAAGGTCCATTCGAATGCTCCAGCGCACAATCACTGCGCCTCTGGTTTGCGTACCACTGGGCGTAGCGTACCAGTTTGTAGTCCCACACCAAGGGACGCTGCCTCACCGACGCACGTGCTGCATTCTGGGGGATCAGAAACTGGTTTGCGAAGCTTCTGGGTTGGTTTTGGGTTGGCACAACAATGGCATGGGTGGTTGTGGTTAGCAACAGGAACAAAGCTAGTGTGGAAAAACAATGTTCCATTTTGATGTTGTGTTGGAGATTTGAGGATGTTCTGTGGGTAGGAGGAAGGGGTGTTATATAAAGTGGTGGGGGCTGAGATTAGAGTTTGAGAGTGGTTATGTTGTCAACTGTTTTGGCCTTGGTGGCATCCATGTTCGACCATGATTGCAATTTTTAATTCTTGGTTAAAGGAAATGTAGTTAATTGAAACCATAGTCAGTTACTCTGTTTTTTCATTCCCTAGATTTTCATTGGCCAGCTATTCATTAGTTTCCACGTTTGTAGGCCAAAGACGTTGAGTTGAGTTGAGATTCCCTTCTTTTTGCACATGGGATACTTTTATGGTCCGAGTGATTGGATAATGTGTACCAATTTTATTAACCTTTCAAGCAAATTGAGCTCCACTATTGGGAACGACTTTcgatttgaaaataataatgatcTCATTCAAACCATAGAATAAAGGGCTTGACTAGAATTTTggttcttcattatttttttttttcaatttaacgAATCGATTTAAATTTCCCGTGGCTTTATCATTTTTGACATAAATAATTTGGCCTGACATGTGATATGATATGTTAGTCACATGATTAGTTAAAGGGACTCATTTTGACATGTGTGATTATATTACATAAGTTACGTTTTGCTATCTAATTGCattatttaatctattttaatcttgtatatatgtaataatattGATGAATTTTGATGCATTAGTaagtataattttcttttaaagaaattcaaaagaaaaatataagtatatacGTAGGGGGAATTTAAAGTATTTCAAAGTACAAGTCGTTAAAATtttagatatgaaaaaaaatgttgtaaaaaaaCTAAAGCAAATAAATCTTAGATTAAAtcatttcaaaaacaaatttcatataaaatctatacatAATACAAAGATTATTTTTagatgaaataataatttaggaGCATGTAAGGACACAACAAAAATGTAATAAGATCTTAAGAAAATACTTTAACGATCCATGATGAATAAAGAAGTAGTACAGTGTATAGATATGTGCCTAGTTTGTTAGAAAGCTAAGATAAAACATCAAATATCAACAGAAATACTACAATCTTTGGATATACCAGAATGAAAATAGGATagtaaataattgaattttgtaGTTAGCTTACCACGAACTATTCAAAAGTTTAATTCCACATGGGTTATTGTTGATAGGCCAACAAAGTCTACTAACATTTTACCCATTAACATTATGTAGTCATTGGAGAAACTAACTAAATTATACATAAGAGAAATTGTAAGATTGGATGAAGTTCTAACTAGCATTGTATATGATAGAGATCTTATGCTTACTTCAAAATTTTGTGAATGTATGCATCAAGTCTTGGAAACTAAACTCCATCTTAGCTTGGTTTATCATCATGATGGACAATGACAAAGAATCATTCGATCTTTGAAAGATTTATTAAGAGCTTGTTGTACTAGAGGATTCTAGTAGTTAGGATCAATACTTGCTCTTGATTAAGTTCACTTATAATAACAGTTCCCATTCTAGCATAAATATGACGTCTTACGAGGCATTGTATAAGAAAAAACGTAGAACTCTTTATGTTggttttatatgaaaaaaaaaatcttagatcctgatataattcaataaatcacatagaaaatcaaaatgattagagatgaatatatatatatatatatatatatatatatatatatatatatatatataataaataaaactatgtCATGACTTTTAGGGCATAAATTGTTTAAGGAATTTTGTGttcttatataaataaatgggTTAATCTTTTTATACCAATGGTATCAGAGTTTTTCAATGAATCCAGTGTTTTGAGTTCGAACCTCCTCCTCTGAAGGAGGGCgattataaaagaattttgtgTCATTGTACAAACGGGTTAACCTTTTCATAACTAGGATTGACACTCCTCACATAATATATCTAATAGGTCTCGTTAATGTCACTGATCTCTAACTagaaaatgttataattatggTTATAATTCTTATAAGATACTAATGTAGAATAAagttatgaaatatatttaatgaataattaaaattttatacgtaatttataaattgaatcattggattataaattaaaaaaaaactaaaataaaagttttactTATAATCTAATCAAAATTAACTCAAGTTATTAACtacaaaataatgtaataaaaacatcacaactttcattttaaattaacaaaataatcattttaacttcctttaaaaacataaataaaagacggactaaatttaatcttttgaaaGATAAGAGATCAAACTCAATACTATCTATAAATgatcaatttaataatttattttgtaaaatatttaattatagtatTTATATGAGATCTGTAAGCCCCCATTTTCTTTCAGTTTGTGAgttttgggcctggccttttcgtaGGCCTAAGGCCAGCCTTGTAGGGAACCCCTGCCTTCTACCAGCTCATTCACTCTCACTTGTCCCTTTTGCAGAAATGATTTCCCCCCTCACTCTCCCTTGAACTCCAGTTAAGGCTCTGCTAGGGCATAAGTTCCCTTTCCTTCCAACTAGCTACTCTACTTAATACTCTCGGGTAAGTTGAACCTTGACTTCATCCTTCCTCTTTCCAGTTAAAAGACTCTGGGTTCGTCTTAGGTTTTCCCTAATACCCTTTATGTAGGTTTCAGTTCTGTAAGTTGCTCCGGAACTCGTTTGCTCTTGCTCTGGTTGTTGTTCTCTGTGTTAGTAcccaaaaaggtaagggaagctagaaacTTGgtgttttaaattctttttttttgcttaTTTCTAAACTGTCTTTGGGTCTGTGATGCTGGAATGATGTATGATGGTTGTGTATGAATGTTTGGTGCGTGAGTATGTTGGTTGAGCGAGGAGTTGCATGTGCTAACAGGTGAGAAACAtgctaatctcgcccaggcgagtgaccttcgcctaagcgagagtagcaGGGACTCACCCCTGGTTTTCAGTTCGTgttgtcgcctaggcgactgGTTTTATAATTGAGCGAGGtgcagtctcgcctaggcgagacgctgtcgcctgagcgagaacccGCTGGAACCTTGCAATGGCCACTGTtgcgctctcgcctaggcggggaggggtcgcctgagcgaaaggaaccctttcgcctgggcgaggacctttagcttgggcgagatgttGCGATAGGGACTGGTGTGTTGGCTGATGTGACTCTATATTTgagttaattattttctttgctcaTAGTATTTGGCCATGCTTGGTGTGTATGCCTGAATGGGTTTGGAATGAAAGAGCTGTTAGGTAATAAGCTATGATTTTGTTGGATTGAATGCTGGTATGCATGTGATAAGTATGAAATGAGAAACATGATATATTTGTTGgtgaaatttcatgagaattgGGTGATTGTAAGGCATGTGGAATGTGTTGGGGAGGGAGTTTCatgggaaactcttggtgacatatatatatatatatatatatatatatatatatatatatatatatatatatatatatatatgcctagtgtataccttgatataggagatgtctaaaTAAAGGAgggtatcctgaactctaataattgTTCACGTTCACGTAGAGCAGAATGGTtaatgtggtgagagtagcaggaggtcctagtcttgggacggTTTGGGCCCAAGATAATagaggattaaccttgtgtgtggttggATGAATACCCCTTGcgtctagactctgcagagtttagaaactGGCACAggcgcatacttcctttagaatccTATATCAAGTGTATGATCCGGATACCGAGTCGTAGTAACTTGCATTTGTCTGCTCTCTTATGATTGAAATGTTTATGAGTCGATTGTTGATAATCTGCCTGGTCTTGTACATGTtgtataatatgttaaatgttattttcactagcttaccctttcgttCTCTATGTTCTTGTTCTGGCtatctcttttgcgatgatcacctcttggtgggagcagatgggaagCACGCTGAAGgtcagtggcggaacttggactaaaattataggggggccaaattagatttgtcatatataattttttttagaagaaaaactattcatttttttctcttcatttcctcttcttataacaaacacatataatagtagaattcaaaaaatattactatcattcgctattatatcatgatatcaattcatgaataccattttagataagacattcgtatctcatcaatttgatttggtggtattgtcaaatttgatgtcGTTTTTTCCAGATCACGTTCTATTGAattgttaaattcattatatgtaactctgataactttagatatttgttttatattgtcttaaattcttggttcttattaaatttctcaagcttagttaacgtaaatgcatttctttttcatcttcatcacaaacctttctctttgaaaaaaatgaatcaatttttttactttttatcataatctttctaatataaatttatgacctcttacctatttagaaaaaataaaatttatattcacaaatcacaattatcacaatgcaaaacataacaaaactcatactactttaattaaataagcaatactgtataaattcaaaacttaaaaaaaataccataggtagcgaaaaacacaaaatccctaaatttcataattaaggattataataatttaggaaaaattataattagggttcataccaatttcataaaagaatccctaaaatcataattaggggttatattaatttgggataaacttaatttggaagaaatatcctaaaaagaatcataaactaacatacataaatcataataagatactaaccttgatttgtgatagatcatgcaagaatgtatacatgaatctcaatctatgtgtttccaacctctatttcccaatctttgtatttatctctcttcacagactttcatgataatttacatgatgaaaagatcttatagtcagaaaaaaaccctaatctcttttataaattaatgtctctattaaaattttatattttatcttttattataattttccataatataattttaatataaataatatataatataattttataaaatatataaatatatataaaaaaaattcaaaaaagaaaaaaatgggggAGTCGTGGCTCCCCCTTGTCACGTCCTAGTTCCGCCAGTGCTGAAGGTGGACCTGATGGTAACAATGGTGCGACATAGAGGGTCCTAACACCTCTGGCTTTCAACAGAGCATTTTAAGGCATccgtgtttttttttgttttccgaGCTCTAGAGCTTTTCTTTTGTGTACTGCTGAACCCCTGTAATGTATGTTTTGTTAGAGGCATGTGTGATAGACATGCCTCCTTTCCTTTAAGAACTTTTTGAATGACTGTAATGGTAGTTCTTTATGTGTACTGTTTCATCTGATAACTCTGCAAGATCaacatattcaaatattaataaattgtaatgaaaatattaaatgtttaatatctattatatatttattgcgCATTTGGAATAAACTGAATGTATCATATTTTAAACACAAACATGTAATCTAATCAAACTcttaagttaaaataaagtCATTGTATGTGTAATTGTCGGTAATTGTTTTGCGGTGACTATTTTACGAGTATGCGGTTGTGGTTTAGTTGAAGGATGTTTTAcaagtaattttctttttttgggtTGGTTATTTAGTTTACGAAGTTTTGTTCAAGTCtttatataaatgattattattacaGTTGTCTGGATGATTTTGTATGATTTGGAGAATTAGAAAATATAGTAAATTTTAggtttcaattatttatatttttaatattttttaaaattaaagagttGATGTGTatgagagaaaataaatttgagaaacatATGAATAATTGTCTTTGATTTTTTGGTATCGAAAGATTTCAATATTCAAATTAGGGAAGATATGGTGgttttatttatagatataacGTGACCATTCTCATTTGTAAATGGACTTAAGGTAAATATTGATGGTATAACTAGGGATTGTCATGATTTAATTATGCAGCAGTATTTTTAGAGAAAGTAGGGGAGGAAATGGGAtagttttcaactttttttaggatgcaaacttttatttatgttgAATTTATAGGAATTATTTATGCTTTGGAGCATGAATGAACGAAGAACTTTCGAAGGTTTTgattagaaaatgattttactTTAGTTTATCATGATTTATTCAACCTAACAAGTGATTTTTTAGAATATTAGAAAGATGATGATAGtgcttgattttttattttttattttactaattttttttgtaataataaataattaatgagtGTCAAAGTTCATGCTAATAGTTTATTGGAAATAATATGTACTTGTTTCGGTCTCGAATATCAGGGAGAcgaaaaccaagaacaaactACCTTTATGGCTCTTACACCGATAGATATACGTTTTCCATTTTTTGGAGTTCAGTAGTTATGGTTCCAAAAAAAATCTACCTATCTCTTCCTCTCTTCTCTTTTTGTATAGAGCTTCTACCTACCTGATATGTAAGAAGACGTGTTAGCGTGACAAAATATCAGCAACTGATTCCTATTTTTCCGCTGGATATTAAATCCCTTCCTTTTACGAACGAACTAACCATCTCAGCCCAAATCTTGCTCGGCCCAAATTCTGGTTGGCCAAAATCCTACTCAGCCCAAATCCTGCTCGGCCCAATTCTTGCTTGGCCCAAATCCTGCTCGGCACAAATCCTGCTCGGTCCAATTCCGGCTCGACCCAATTCCTGCTTGGCCCAATTCCTGCTTGGCCCAATTTTTGCTTGACCCAAATCCTACTCGTATTCCTTACTCGTTACCTCGGTCCATGACTAAAACTCGTCGctctataaaaaatatttatcgaGTCAAAATCGAAATGAGCATGTTGAGGTGGATCATTTACACGTTAACTAACTAAACTAATATCCATCCAATAATTCAGCCTAAATTGAGGAAGTTATTTTAACTACTTTTGCGTGAAAGTAATAATAAGCTAAACAATATGACACGAAAAATGTGGAAGGGTGTGTGATAGATGAGTGCTATTTTACACCACATGTATTTGCAATTCCAATGATCTAGGATAAAGAAAGAATTCAGTATTTAACAAGGGATTAGATTAGGAAAataagtataatattttataaaagagcACAAGACTTTCGTAAAGCAGAGAATTGTCGTGTGTGTTCATGGACATTTACGCCTTGATCTTCGGACTCTCAATTCCCGCCAGAGTTAtcggaaaagaaaaaaaaaacctaatcaTTGTTACTGTTACTTGTGAATTAATCAACTAACATTCCCCATCCTCCGGGAATGGAACATGGATttgaacaaataattttaactagtataactcaaatattaactctttaattaaagataaaaatatttctgTTACTTTGAtcgtaatttttaatttatctttattatttttaataaaaaacgtATTTATAGGAATTGATTATCAAGACTCAACGTAAGTACCTATATAAAGATTCACGAGTCCCGAGAAAAAAGGATTAGCATAATTTATGCAAGTTACCAATGTCTTTGACTAACGTTTCAGCATTAAAAACGCGCGCCTAAAggtgaaattattatttattgttttggtaagaagaaaataaaacgtagtataacataaaataaagtaCTTTTTGGAGATACttagtttaaaaagaaaaaaataggaaaacatAATCACTGGTTGAAAACAAGATCGAGAGACAACTCTTTACAAAAAACATGTTATTTTAGTTCTACCTGAATAAATTCTTTaacacataattaataattagtttttcattcattgtgatttttttatcttttaattaattttaaaaataaaacatatattacattagaaaattaattatagtcgATTCTACATTAATTTCATACATAACTAAACACacattaaataagtaattgaggagagatatattatatgtgaaatataattgaataaaatgaacttatttataatataaaattagtttatgtttatataaatttgaataacttttatccagttttctcaaagttttgtttttaatttatatgaattaatattaatttctaaaaGTAATTTTGTATACTGTAAATACTTATAGagtattttattcaaatatatcttttgtatttttaagtAAAGTCAA contains:
- the LOC114176791 gene encoding pathogenesis-related protein PR-1, producing the protein MEHCFSTLALFLLLTTTTHAIVVPTQNQPRSFANQFLIPQNAARASVRQRPLVWDYKLVRYAQWYANQRRSDCALEHSNGPYGENIFWGSGTGWKPAQAVTAWVEERQWYNYWHNSCADGQMCGHYTQIVWNTTRKVGCASVVCSGGKGTFMTCNYDPPGNYYGEKPY